A region of uncultured Carboxylicivirga sp. DNA encodes the following proteins:
- a CDS encoding glycoside hydrolase family 97 protein encodes MKNNVLAFFMIGILNLLIVPTQAKDYKISSPDGSIITSVTVGEDIAWSASVNGQILFDHNKLGLELNGKNLVTSPKVLKKKTSSVSDVVKVPVPAKTTTIKNEYNELRLLFNNDFSISFRVFNNGIAYRFETSKDGEVIVNNEQVDLNFANDFPILFPEEQSLLSHYERLYIEDKLSSFEEGKFCSLPTVVKGGDNIKIGITEADLYDYPGLFLETTGKTVLKSKFPKVILESVEKGDRGIEIKKSADYIAKTNGTRTFPWRVFMISREDKELVENQMVYLLSRSCELDDVSWIKPGLVAWDWWNDNNLHGVDFKAGINNQTYKYYIDFASKYGIPYIILDEGWSKTTTNVLEPNPEIDIPELVAYGKEKNVDIILWSLWGPIDKDMDRILDRFKEWGAKGIKVDFMAQAGQEMVNYYERVAKACAERKLLVDYHGAYKPSGLRRAYPNIVNYEGVKGLENTKWTDIITPEHDVTLPFTRMLAGPMDFTPGAMHNAHKKDFTASFSNPMSLGTRCHQIAMYAVYDAPLQMLSDSPSNYYKEKECTQFISQFKTVWDDTKVLDAKVGDYIVTARKSGSDWYIGAMTDYDARTLKIDLSFLEDGEYEIEIMQDGLNAGKAAVDYVHLKKKVNKSSELEIPMVSGGGWAAICRKL; translated from the coding sequence ATGAAAAATAATGTTTTAGCATTCTTTATGATTGGAATTTTAAATCTGTTGATAGTTCCAACACAAGCAAAGGATTATAAAATAAGTTCCCCTGATGGTAGCATAATAACATCAGTAACCGTTGGCGAAGATATTGCCTGGTCGGCTAGTGTAAATGGTCAAATATTATTTGATCATAATAAATTAGGGTTAGAATTAAATGGAAAAAACCTTGTTACATCGCCAAAGGTTTTAAAGAAAAAGACAAGCTCTGTTTCCGATGTGGTGAAGGTACCTGTACCTGCAAAAACAACTACTATTAAGAATGAGTACAACGAGCTTAGATTGTTATTTAATAATGATTTTTCAATCAGTTTCAGAGTCTTTAATAATGGCATTGCTTACCGATTTGAAACGTCTAAAGATGGGGAGGTGATTGTTAATAATGAGCAGGTTGATCTTAATTTCGCAAATGATTTTCCTATTTTATTTCCTGAAGAACAATCATTACTTTCTCATTATGAGCGTTTATACATCGAGGATAAATTATCATCTTTTGAAGAAGGTAAATTTTGTTCGTTGCCAACCGTTGTAAAAGGTGGCGATAATATTAAAATTGGTATAACAGAAGCAGATTTATATGATTATCCCGGTTTATTTTTAGAAACTACCGGCAAAACAGTTTTGAAAAGTAAGTTTCCAAAAGTTATTCTGGAGTCTGTCGAAAAAGGTGACCGAGGTATTGAAATAAAAAAGAGTGCAGATTATATAGCCAAGACGAATGGAACCAGAACATTTCCATGGCGGGTATTTATGATTAGCCGTGAAGATAAAGAGCTGGTTGAAAACCAAATGGTGTATTTATTATCGAGATCTTGTGAATTGGACGATGTTTCCTGGATAAAACCGGGTTTGGTTGCCTGGGACTGGTGGAATGACAATAATCTGCACGGGGTTGACTTTAAGGCCGGAATCAATAATCAGACTTACAAATATTACATCGATTTTGCATCGAAATATGGTATTCCTTATATCATTCTGGATGAAGGATGGTCAAAAACCACAACTAATGTGCTGGAGCCAAATCCTGAGATTGATATTCCTGAGCTGGTAGCTTACGGAAAAGAAAAAAATGTGGATATTATCCTTTGGTCATTATGGGGACCAATCGATAAAGATATGGATAGAATACTGGATCGTTTTAAAGAATGGGGAGCGAAAGGTATTAAAGTTGACTTTATGGCTCAGGCAGGACAGGAAATGGTAAATTACTATGAAAGGGTTGCCAAAGCCTGTGCCGAACGCAAGTTGTTGGTTGATTATCATGGAGCGTATAAGCCTTCTGGACTTCGCAGGGCGTATCCAAATATTGTGAATTATGAAGGAGTGAAAGGGCTTGAAAATACCAAATGGACTGATATTATAACACCAGAACATGATGTAACATTACCTTTTACAAGAATGTTAGCAGGTCCTATGGATTTTACTCCTGGTGCTATGCATAATGCTCACAAAAAGGATTTTACTGCAAGTTTTTCTAATCCTATGAGCTTGGGGACAAGATGCCATCAGATTGCCATGTATGCAGTATATGATGCTCCGCTACAAATGTTGAGTGATAGTCCTTCTAATTATTACAAGGAAAAGGAATGTACTCAATTCATCAGCCAGTTTAAAACTGTTTGGGATGATACCAAAGTGCTTGATGCTAAGGTTGGTGATTATATTGTTACTGCTCGTAAAAGTGGTTCTGACTGGTATATTGGAGCCATGACAGATTATGATGCAAGGACTTTAAAAATTGATCTTTCCTTTTTAGAAGATGGTGAATATGAGATTGAAATTATGCAGGATGGGTTGAATGCAGGTAAGGCTGCTGTTGATTATGTCCATCTCAAAAAGAAAGTAAATAAAAGCTCAGAACTTGAAATTCCAATGGTCTCAGGTGGAGGATGGGCCGCAATTTGCAGAAAACTTTAG
- a CDS encoding sulfatase-like hydrolase/transferase, whose product MNCLRRCFYFLFALATLLGCNVENTENVKPNVIIIYTDDQGAIDLNSFGAHDLVTPNMDKLVNSGVKFTQFYGAPICSPSRAGLLTGKTPQRAGVPGNVSDLSDEAGMPTEQYTIAEMFKDAGYKTAHIGKWHLGQGKDKQPNAQGFDYSFGHLVGCIDNYSHFFYWSGPNRHDLYRNGEEVFYPGKYFPDLMVEEASSFMEANKSKPFFMYFAINMPHYPYQGSTEWLKYYQEKGVAYPRDLYAAFLSTQDDEIGKLMNKLEELGLKENTIVVLQADNGFSREERAHRGGGNAGVYRGSKFSLFEGGIRVPAAISWPKNIKSGETRNQLAVNADWMPTLADLCDIELDRSELDGKSLVSLIQNVDDSTKHQTFCWKSGRSWAARKGDWKLLGYPFEQGVKIAESDSLFLVNLKDDAGETNNLVQAYPDIVKVLQNQYDTWLLSNN is encoded by the coding sequence ATGAACTGTTTAAGAAGATGCTTTTATTTTCTATTTGCTTTAGCTACTCTTTTGGGGTGCAATGTAGAAAATACTGAAAATGTAAAACCCAACGTAATTATCATTTACACTGATGACCAAGGGGCAATTGACTTAAACAGTTTTGGAGCACATGACCTGGTAACTCCGAATATGGATAAGCTGGTTAATAGCGGAGTTAAATTTACCCAGTTTTATGGTGCGCCTATTTGTTCACCTTCCCGGGCTGGACTGCTAACCGGCAAAACACCTCAGCGAGCAGGAGTTCCCGGTAATGTGAGCGATTTAAGTGATGAGGCCGGAATGCCTACAGAACAATATACCATAGCGGAAATGTTTAAAGATGCCGGCTATAAAACAGCTCATATTGGTAAATGGCATTTAGGTCAGGGGAAAGATAAACAGCCCAATGCACAGGGATTTGATTATTCTTTTGGTCATTTGGTTGGTTGTATTGACAATTATTCTCATTTCTTTTATTGGTCAGGACCAAATCGTCACGATTTGTATAGAAATGGGGAAGAAGTATTTTATCCGGGTAAGTACTTTCCTGATTTAATGGTAGAGGAAGCTTCCTCCTTTATGGAAGCAAATAAATCAAAGCCATTCTTCATGTATTTTGCCATTAATATGCCTCATTATCCCTATCAGGGATCAACAGAATGGTTGAAGTATTATCAGGAGAAAGGTGTTGCTTATCCAAGAGATTTATATGCTGCCTTTTTATCAACCCAGGACGACGAAATAGGTAAGTTAATGAATAAACTGGAAGAGTTAGGTTTAAAAGAAAATACCATTGTTGTATTGCAGGCCGATAACGGATTTTCAAGAGAAGAAAGAGCTCATCGAGGAGGAGGAAATGCGGGTGTTTACAGAGGATCAAAGTTTAGTTTGTTTGAAGGAGGTATTCGTGTTCCGGCTGCCATAAGCTGGCCTAAGAATATTAAAAGTGGAGAAACCAGAAATCAGTTGGCTGTAAATGCTGATTGGATGCCAACACTTGCTGATCTTTGTGACATAGAGCTTGATAGATCAGAATTAGACGGGAAAAGCTTAGTTTCGCTGATCCAAAATGTTGATGATTCTACAAAACATCAAACCTTTTGTTGGAAATCGGGCAGAAGTTGGGCAGCAAGAAAAGGAGACTGGAAATTACTTGGTTATCCGTTTGAACAAGGTGTTAAAATTGCTGAATCTGATTCTTTGTTTCTGGTAAATCTTAAAGATGATGCAGGTGAAACAAATAATTTAGTCCAGGCATATCCTGATATTGTAAAAGTGTTACAGAATCAATATGATACGTGGTTATTAAGCAATAATTAG
- a CDS encoding LamG-like jellyroll fold domain-containing protein, with translation MNMKNLALKVFLSICFFSTFYMAHAQEMGVNFNESLFHAEDVEKIARTKTTWVRGFFDFFSYYSDQNKLTDPTDQLEDFLNLQDAGFKTILNIKWNFHTKSYPDTTSTEIAAYNDFLQSFLDRVWGKIDIIVVGNEPYIESMNNDEKNNRLPAFYQYMLNRVNEYRSGKENIPIYFGAFNKLYYESWRIPGVLAMLDFVKENPWIEGIDIHIHHQYLTEIPAMYSYANDRIRDDQKILMTEFSLVFWWQAYTGTTIPSSFATQYGYSQTMKVYEYIRYALNSRRPKAEWDNFLSQCSWFEDRKNYLWEVYEILSQYKSFNVATYSYQISWGTNFDETTVPWLLNNLIAAVTIEDDPETGDNQFNYAFIDDFYKIQEASANTVDEPLQPLDPTKMFMQFEFDDNLTDGSPQNTEFILNNGTEQYNDGKFGKALHFNNNSYVTAQNALINVGAESSTLGVWVKMDQPTSIANAAMTILHQKDPDEGTPPGRIMMEILSGDYPSSFESALRVQSTETIEAGIWYHITIVHDADKGIKSIYVNGKLKGVADFGTEQSVGPFVMGSFKTEERAFLYGSLDELFWTREILTPDQIKLVMEVGINKSFEEQSTDIALSDFDPGSKLFFPNPTSGNIEFSNEIVSEKGQYQLFDINGRAVTSLKSINKGNINLSSLQKGIYLVRVLSNQKVYTDRLILSN, from the coding sequence ATGAATATGAAAAATCTGGCTTTAAAAGTCTTTCTATCTATTTGCTTTTTTTCCACCTTTTATATGGCCCATGCTCAGGAAATGGGAGTCAATTTTAATGAATCACTTTTTCATGCCGAAGATGTTGAAAAGATAGCCAGAACCAAAACTACATGGGTACGTGGCTTCTTCGACTTTTTCTCTTATTACTCAGATCAGAATAAATTAACTGATCCAACCGATCAACTTGAAGATTTCCTAAATCTTCAGGATGCAGGTTTTAAAACCATTCTTAATATTAAATGGAATTTTCATACTAAATCATATCCAGATACAACAAGTACCGAGATTGCAGCCTATAATGATTTTCTTCAGAGCTTTCTGGATCGGGTATGGGGTAAAATTGACATCATCGTTGTTGGAAACGAACCATATATAGAATCCATGAATAATGATGAAAAGAACAATCGGTTACCTGCATTTTATCAGTATATGCTGAACAGGGTGAACGAATATCGAAGTGGCAAGGAGAACATTCCCATTTATTTTGGGGCTTTTAATAAGCTTTATTATGAGAGTTGGCGTATCCCTGGAGTTCTTGCAATGCTTGATTTTGTAAAAGAAAACCCATGGATCGAAGGAATTGATATTCATATTCATCATCAATACCTGACTGAGATACCGGCTATGTATAGTTATGCCAATGATCGAATCAGGGATGATCAGAAAATTCTAATGACTGAGTTTTCATTGGTTTTTTGGTGGCAGGCCTATACTGGTACGACCATCCCTTCTTCATTTGCTACACAATATGGTTATTCTCAGACAATGAAAGTTTATGAGTACATCAGATATGCACTGAACAGTCGACGCCCCAAGGCAGAATGGGATAACTTCTTAAGTCAGTGCTCATGGTTCGAAGATCGTAAGAATTACCTTTGGGAAGTTTACGAGATTTTATCTCAATATAAATCTTTTAATGTTGCGACTTATTCATACCAGATTAGCTGGGGCACCAACTTTGATGAGACAACAGTCCCATGGCTGCTTAATAATCTGATTGCTGCTGTTACTATCGAAGATGATCCTGAAACCGGGGATAACCAGTTTAATTATGCCTTTATTGATGATTTCTATAAGATTCAGGAAGCTTCTGCCAATACTGTTGACGAGCCTTTGCAACCTCTTGATCCAACAAAAATGTTTATGCAGTTCGAATTTGATGACAACTTAACTGATGGCTCACCTCAAAACACCGAATTTATTTTGAATAACGGTACAGAACAATATAATGACGGTAAATTTGGTAAAGCACTCCATTTTAACAACAATTCATACGTAACTGCACAGAATGCACTCATAAATGTTGGTGCAGAAAGCAGTACTCTAGGTGTTTGGGTAAAAATGGATCAGCCAACCAGTATAGCAAATGCCGCAATGACAATTTTACACCAAAAAGATCCGGATGAAGGGACACCTCCTGGAAGAATTATGATGGAGATTTTAAGTGGAGATTATCCTTCCAGCTTTGAAAGTGCTCTAAGAGTGCAAAGTACCGAGACCATCGAAGCCGGAATATGGTATCATATAACAATTGTACATGATGCAGATAAAGGAATTAAAAGTATTTATGTAAATGGAAAATTAAAAGGTGTAGCTGATTTTGGAACTGAACAATCGGTTGGTCCGTTTGTAATGGGTTCGTTTAAAACAGAAGAAAGAGCTTTTCTTTATGGTAGTCTCGACGAACTTTTCTGGACACGTGAAATTCTAACACCTGACCAGATAAAGTTGGTAATGGAAGTAGGTATTAATAAAAGTTTTGAAGAACAATCAACCGATATAGCATTATCAGACTTTGACCCGGGTTCTAAATTATTTTTTCCAAACCCCACTTCTGGAAATATTGAGTTTTCAAATGAGATCGTATCAGAGAAAGGACAATATCAATTATTTGACATCAATGGAAGAGCAGTAACCTCATTAAAATCAATCAACAAAGGAAACATTAACCTAAGTTCCTTACAAAAAGGTATTTATCTGGTAAGAGTTCTGTCAAACCAAAAAGTTTATACTGACCGATTGATTTTAAGTAACTAA
- a CDS encoding GDSL-type esterase/lipase family protein, whose translation MIFVRLRYVCSVVIFFTFLNSVSSQTNKVKMAFIGNSITAGVYDYKKSDVNESYATKFAKLMQEVYGDTLETYNAGVSGRTLTKHGPAPIWNEDVFENALKYQPDICLIALGTNDSKPSLFDMVQKEFYNDYQNMIDTFKSVNPDIVFIVCLPPPIWEGHPYSPKDPQKDTLLVKYTIPLIDSIAVTNDLLVVDFHTSFIGKSQYFTDKLHPNPEGSKEMANILFDRFRKEDLIHKTLKMKDSVIIYNN comes from the coding sequence ATGATATTCGTACGGTTAAGATATGTTTGTTCTGTAGTAATCTTCTTTACTTTTCTTAACTCAGTTAGTTCTCAAACGAATAAAGTCAAGATGGCTTTTATTGGCAATAGCATCACTGCCGGGGTTTATGATTACAAAAAATCAGATGTAAATGAATCCTATGCTACTAAGTTTGCAAAGTTGATGCAAGAGGTTTATGGTGATACTTTAGAGACTTATAATGCCGGAGTTTCAGGCCGAACACTAACCAAACACGGACCAGCTCCCATCTGGAATGAAGATGTATTTGAAAATGCTTTGAAATACCAACCTGATATTTGTTTGATAGCTCTGGGAACAAACGATTCTAAACCTTCGCTTTTTGATATGGTTCAGAAAGAGTTTTATAACGATTACCAGAATATGATTGATACTTTCAAGAGTGTTAATCCAGACATTGTTTTTATTGTATGTTTGCCACCTCCGATCTGGGAAGGTCATCCGTATTCTCCAAAAGATCCTCAGAAGGATACATTGTTAGTAAAGTATACCATCCCATTAATCGATTCAATTGCTGTAACAAATGATCTTTTGGTTGTTGATTTTCACACTTCTTTTATTGGCAAATCACAATACTTTACAGATAAACTTCATCCCAACCCGGAGGGAAGTAAAGAAATGGCAAACATACTTTTTGACAGGTTCAGAAAAGAAGATTTGATTCATAAAACATTGAAGATGAAAGATTCAGTTATAATCTATAATAATTAA
- a CDS encoding beta-galactosidase — protein MQKITTFILGVFLISGIKAQTTYTINIDQPEQEIIRGHLNLGGSNPAGEEITVNSYYIEKNGKPFFPIIGEFHYARFDEKYWEDEILKMKAGGINTIATYVFWNLHEREEGIFDWSGDLNLKKFLEFIEKHQLYAIVRVGPFCHGEMCNGGLPDWLYGRTFEVRSNAPEYLEYVDRLYGEIGKQTAGLLYKDGGPVIGIQLENEYQHSSAPWEFMYPGSKKDGTVPDREAAFSHTQITVTDGVNPWSEYGKQHMTKLKELAKKNGLDTPIYTATGWGNATIVEKGSLPVTAGYAYPFWSDPRPSSFYLFKDIRKNPDYSPVSYDTDLYPSISAEIGPGIQVKYSRRPVVDFRSVNPLMTRIIGSGSNGIGYYMYHGGSTPVFDGKYYNEEANGIPRINYDFQAPIGQYGQVRYHFKHLRMLHLFLDAYSDILAPMKTVLPETNADIKADNTETLRYAVRSYGNSGFLFIINFQDHINLKNIEAVHINIEAKDETISFPSKGTFDVAEATSAILPFNLQLQKALIKSATVQPLTILKKPEMNYYIFHSITGIDAEINFPSDTKISKLNNAIVTEVNGMKKVSAKTSAPFSFTANETSILVIPEDMAINATKINEDLYISDALILEDINELQFITRETANHIHIFPSQKRDLAASSANIKKAKSVCKGFDSYTITFDEVKPDVVIEKSTSRKYTLQLQSDISNLNDVFVDIDYIGDRGLAFIDGKMITDHFYHNRTWKLSLKSFASDLKDDQMVFVFHPMYSDYSYLKDLNKVPEFTKGKYLEIKEFKIIPEYKTILKL, from the coding sequence ATGCAAAAGATAACGACATTTATACTAGGAGTTTTTCTGATATCCGGCATTAAAGCTCAAACCACATATACAATCAATATTGATCAGCCGGAGCAGGAAATAATCCGTGGGCATCTCAATCTTGGTGGTTCTAATCCTGCCGGAGAAGAAATTACCGTTAACAGTTATTATATCGAGAAAAACGGTAAACCTTTCTTCCCGATTATTGGTGAGTTTCACTATGCCCGTTTTGATGAGAAATACTGGGAAGATGAAATACTAAAGATGAAAGCCGGCGGCATTAACACCATAGCCACTTATGTATTCTGGAATCTTCACGAACGTGAAGAAGGCATTTTTGACTGGAGCGGTGACCTGAACCTGAAAAAGTTTCTTGAGTTTATTGAAAAACATCAGCTGTATGCCATTGTTCGTGTGGGTCCGTTCTGTCACGGTGAAATGTGTAACGGAGGCTTGCCCGACTGGCTTTACGGCAGAACATTTGAAGTAAGAAGCAACGCTCCTGAGTATCTGGAATACGTAGACCGTTTGTATGGAGAGATTGGCAAACAAACAGCCGGTCTATTGTATAAAGATGGCGGTCCGGTAATTGGCATTCAGCTCGAAAACGAATATCAGCATTCATCAGCTCCCTGGGAATTTATGTATCCGGGAAGTAAAAAAGACGGAACAGTTCCCGATCGAGAGGCTGCTTTTTCGCACACTCAAATTACCGTTACTGATGGAGTAAATCCATGGTCAGAATACGGTAAGCAACATATGACTAAACTAAAAGAACTGGCTAAGAAAAATGGGCTGGACACGCCTATTTATACTGCAACAGGCTGGGGAAATGCCACCATTGTTGAAAAAGGGAGCTTACCGGTTACGGCAGGTTATGCCTATCCTTTCTGGTCTGATCCTCGTCCATCAAGTTTTTATCTTTTTAAAGACATCAGAAAGAATCCTGATTACAGCCCGGTTAGCTACGATACCGACCTCTACCCATCCATATCAGCAGAAATTGGTCCGGGCATTCAGGTTAAATATTCTCGTCGCCCTGTGGTCGATTTCCGAAGTGTAAATCCTTTAATGACCCGCATTATCGGAAGCGGTTCAAACGGAATCGGATATTATATGTATCATGGCGGTTCAACTCCGGTGTTCGACGGCAAATACTATAACGAAGAGGCAAACGGAATACCCCGAATCAATTACGATTTTCAGGCTCCTATCGGGCAATACGGACAAGTGCGCTACCATTTTAAACATTTGCGCATGCTGCATCTATTTTTAGATGCTTACAGCGATATTCTGGCTCCGATGAAAACCGTTTTACCTGAAACAAATGCCGATATCAAAGCTGATAACACAGAAACATTACGATATGCCGTTCGCTCATACGGCAATTCCGGATTCCTGTTTATCATCAACTTCCAGGATCACATCAACCTTAAGAATATCGAAGCTGTACACATTAATATTGAAGCCAAAGATGAGACCATCTCGTTCCCTTCGAAAGGAACCTTTGACGTTGCTGAAGCGACCAGTGCCATATTACCTTTTAATCTACAACTTCAAAAAGCACTGATTAAATCCGCCACTGTTCAGCCACTTACAATCCTGAAAAAACCGGAGATGAATTACTATATTTTCCATAGCATTACCGGAATAGATGCTGAAATAAATTTCCCGTCTGACACTAAAATCTCGAAACTGAATAATGCAATAGTAACTGAGGTTAACGGAATGAAAAAGGTAAGTGCAAAAACTTCGGCTCCTTTTTCGTTTACCGCCAACGAAACCAGTATTCTGGTAATACCGGAAGATATGGCAATTAACGCCACTAAAATAAACGAGGACTTATATATTTCGGATGCTTTAATTCTGGAGGATATAAATGAATTACAATTCATTACGCGTGAAACGGCAAATCATATCCACATCTTCCCGTCTCAAAAACGAGATTTAGCTGCTTCATCGGCAAACATTAAAAAAGCCAAGTCAGTGTGTAAAGGATTTGATTCGTACACCATCACTTTTGACGAAGTAAAACCCGATGTGGTAATTGAAAAATCTACCTCACGCAAATATACTTTACAACTGCAATCCGACATATCAAATCTGAATGATGTATTTGTGGATATAGATTACATCGGCGATCGTGGCTTGGCGTTTATTGACGGCAAGATGATAACCGATCATTTTTACCACAATCGAACCTGGAAACTCAGTTTAAAAAGCTTTGCTTCAGATTTGAAAGATGATCAGATGGTGTTTGTTTTTCATCCTATGTACTCCGATTACAGCTACCTGAAAGATCTGAATAAGGTACCGGAGTTTACAAAAGGAAAATATTTAGAAATAAAGGAATTTAAAATTATACCAGAGTATAAGACGATATTAAAATTGTGA